One Nitrospiria bacterium genomic window carries:
- a CDS encoding EVE domain-containing protein, producing the protein MAKSKSFWLMKSEPSVFSIDDLKSSKNRTTYWEGVRNYQARNFLRDHLKVGDGVLFYHSNEDPVGIAGEAVVVKEGYPDLTAFDPKSTYFDPKSDPRKPTWFRVDVKFVRKCGEVITLKRLREIPALKKMMVVQKGSRLSIQPVTSPEWHAIMKLF; encoded by the coding sequence ATGGCAAAATCAAAATCCTTTTGGCTGATGAAATCGGAACCCAGCGTTTTTTCCATTGATGATTTGAAATCATCCAAAAACAGAACCACCTATTGGGAAGGTGTCCGGAATTATCAGGCCCGGAATTTTCTGCGGGATCATTTGAAAGTAGGGGATGGGGTCCTCTTTTACCACAGCAACGAAGATCCTGTGGGTATAGCAGGAGAGGCGGTGGTGGTCAAAGAAGGCTATCCCGATCTAACTGCCTTTGATCCTAAATCTACTTATTTTGATCCTAAGAGTGATCCCAGAAAACCGACCTGGTTTAGGGTGGATGTCAAATTTGTGCGCAAGTGTGGGGAAGTGATCACCCTCAAGAGGCTCAGGGAAATACCTGCTTTAAAAAAGATGATGGTGGTCCAAAAAGGGTCCCGGCTGTCCATTCAACCGGTGACATCCCCAGAATGGCACGCTATTATGAAATTGTTTTGA
- a CDS encoding phosphoribosylaminoimidazolesuccinocarboxamide synthase: protein MSQRFDGPVVLKTECHSLGAKKAGKVRDIYDLGEHLLLVATDRISAFDVVLPQGIPGKGFVLTQMSVFWFDLIWNKEKIVHHHLISTDVSQFPKACQPYKDILSGRSMLVKKAKPLPVECIVRGYLSGSGWKEYKKQGTVCGESLPHGLKESDRLPETIFTPSTKTTEGHDINISYEKMKGLVDPAVAEEVKEKSLQVYKKASAYSESRGIIIADTKFEFGIDSATQRLLIIDEVLTPDSSRFWPKNLYSPGGAQPSFDKQFVRDYLDSISWDRNPPPPDLPKEIIEKTSQKYFDALDQLTG from the coding sequence ATGAGTCAAAGATTCGATGGACCGGTGGTATTAAAAACGGAGTGTCATTCCCTGGGAGCGAAAAAGGCCGGTAAAGTCCGTGATATATATGATTTGGGAGAGCATTTGCTCTTGGTGGCGACGGACCGAATTTCAGCTTTTGATGTGGTGCTTCCGCAGGGCATTCCGGGAAAAGGTTTTGTCTTAACACAAATGTCCGTGTTTTGGTTTGATTTAATTTGGAATAAAGAGAAAATCGTTCATCATCATTTAATTTCTACCGACGTATCCCAATTTCCAAAAGCCTGCCAGCCTTATAAAGATATTCTTTCCGGCCGGAGTATGCTGGTCAAAAAGGCAAAGCCATTGCCGGTGGAATGCATCGTCCGAGGGTATTTATCCGGGTCCGGCTGGAAAGAATACAAAAAACAGGGAACCGTCTGCGGGGAGTCCCTGCCTCATGGATTAAAAGAGTCGGACCGGCTTCCGGAAACCATCTTTACCCCTTCCACCAAAACAACGGAAGGCCATGACATTAATATTTCCTATGAAAAAATGAAGGGTTTGGTTGACCCTGCCGTGGCGGAGGAAGTGAAGGAGAAGAGCCTTCAGGTTTATAAAAAGGCTTCTGCTTATTCCGAGAGCCGAGGAATTATTATTGCCGATACCAAATTTGAATTTGGAATAGATTCCGCAACCCAACGACTATTAATCATTGATGAGGTGCTTACACCGGATTCATCCCGTTTTTGGCCTAAAAACCTGTACTCCCCCGGCGGGGCTCAGCCCAGTTTCGATAAACAGTTTGTGCGGGATTATCTGGATTCCATTTCATGGGACCGTAATCCTCCTCCCCCCGATTTGCCCAAAGAGATTATCGAAAAAACCAGCCAGAAATATTTTGATGCATTAGACCAGTTGACCGGGTAA
- a CDS encoding L-threonylcarbamoyladenylate synthase: MKTAPFNQKISPFLSLKDSSIQMAVDILRKGGLVAFPTETVYGLGARVFDSKAISKIFNVKGRPSDNPLIVHVADLKQFTLVVKKVPPVAEKLIKAFWPGPLTLILPRASKVPPQVSAGLFTLAVRMPNHPLALHLLQELGEPVAAPSANRSGRPSPTQANHVRNELGNEVKMVLDGGPCPVGLESTVLDITKGVPRILRPGQITLENLEAVIGKVLPYETSSEDSLVKSPGSKHSHYVPNVRIILIPEKEYTKECERWKRSGKKLGVLSRKKFDVPKEGFLFYRQCEGDDALYAQNLFSAFRDAEAKGVEVLLVEQVAKKGLGVAIMDRLERAAEGSK, translated from the coding sequence GTGAAAACAGCTCCTTTCAACCAAAAAATCAGTCCATTTCTATCTTTAAAAGATTCTTCTATCCAAATGGCGGTGGATATTTTGCGAAAGGGAGGCCTGGTTGCCTTCCCTACTGAAACGGTCTATGGGTTGGGGGCAAGGGTGTTTGATTCAAAGGCCATTTCGAAAATCTTCAATGTAAAGGGGCGCCCTTCGGATAATCCCCTGATTGTCCATGTAGCCGATTTAAAGCAATTCACCCTGGTTGTAAAAAAGGTCCCACCCGTTGCTGAGAAGCTTATTAAAGCGTTTTGGCCGGGGCCGCTGACATTGATCCTTCCCAGGGCATCAAAGGTTCCCCCGCAGGTGTCTGCGGGGTTATTCACGTTGGCGGTTCGGATGCCTAATCATCCCCTTGCCTTGCACCTTTTACAAGAGTTGGGAGAACCCGTTGCCGCCCCCAGTGCCAACCGGTCCGGGAGGCCAAGCCCCACCCAAGCGAATCATGTCCGAAACGAATTGGGGAATGAGGTGAAAATGGTATTGGATGGAGGCCCTTGCCCCGTGGGTTTGGAATCCACTGTTTTGGATATCACCAAAGGGGTGCCGAGAATTTTACGCCCAGGGCAAATTACCCTTGAAAACCTTGAGGCGGTGATTGGAAAGGTTTTACCCTATGAAACGTCATCGGAGGATAGTTTGGTAAAATCCCCCGGGAGCAAGCACAGCCATTATGTTCCGAATGTGAGGATTATTTTAATTCCTGAAAAAGAATATACGAAAGAATGTGAACGGTGGAAGAGATCCGGAAAAAAACTGGGTGTTTTATCCAGGAAAAAATTTGATGTTCCAAAAGAGGGTTTTCTTTTTTATCGGCAGTGTGAAGGGGATGATGCGCTTTATGCACAGAATCTGTTTTCCGCTTTTCGCGATGCCGAAGCAAAAGGGGTTGAGGTTCTTTTGGTGGAACAAGTGGCTAAAAAAGGTTTGGGTGTGGCCATCATGGATCGACTTGAACGTGCAGCGGAGGGTTCAAAATGA
- a CDS encoding PGPGW domain-containing protein: MVRRFLVGTLRQARRLVVAVVGFTVLLIGVVMFFTPGPAILVIPVGLGILATEFLWARRLLKQFKEKATQMANKARGKKTGAKPEAETPFPTNQEKGPSA; this comes from the coding sequence ATGGTTCGTCGGTTTCTGGTTGGGACCCTTAGGCAGGCCAGGCGCTTGGTGGTTGCAGTGGTAGGCTTCACGGTATTATTAATTGGAGTGGTCATGTTTTTTACTCCCGGACCCGCTATTCTTGTGATCCCTGTGGGCTTAGGTATTTTGGCAACAGAATTTTTATGGGCCCGACGGCTGCTCAAACAATTTAAAGAAAAAGCCACTCAAATGGCCAATAAAGCAAGAGGGAAGAAAACAGGGGCAAAGCCAGAGGCAGAGACCCCTTTTCCTACAAACCAGGAGAAGGGACCCTCGGCGTGA
- a CDS encoding NADP-dependent isocitrate dehydrogenase gives MTTKTSKIIYTKVDEAPLLATYSFFPVIKAFTGAAGVAVEQRDISLAGRIIANFPEFLTEAQKQSDDLAELGELAKTPDANIIKLPNISASIPQMKAAIKELQEKGYKLPAYPEDPKSDKENEIKARYDKIKGSAVNPVLREGNSDRRAPASVKNYAKKHPHKMGPWTADSKTHVAHMSKGDFRSNEKSVTVAEATNAKIEFVGKDGKTIVLKDKLPLQACEVIDSTFMSRGALREFLEAQMEDAKKRGVLFSLHLKATMMKVSDPKIFGHAVSVFFKDVFDKHKATFDKLGVDPDNGLGDLYGKIKTLPDTHRAEIEADIQACYKKRPELAMVNSDKGITNLHVPSDVIIDASMPPMIRDSGKMWGPDGKLHDTKAVIPDGSYAGVYQEVVDFCKKNGAFNPATMGSIPNVGLMAQKAEEYGSHDKTFKAPGNGTIRVVDSSGKTLLEHQVEEGDIWRMCQVKDVPVQDWVKLAVNRARATGVPAVFWLDKNRAHDAELIRKVERYLKDHDTKGLEIHIMSPAEATRFSLKRMKESKDTISVTGNVLRDYNTDLFPILEVGTSAKMLSIVPLVNGGGLFETGAGGSAPKHVQQLQEEGHLRWDSLGEFLALAASLEHLSKTTHNAKAQVLADTLDRATGKFLDSDKSPSRNVGELDNRGSHFYLTLYWAQALAEQTKDKDLQARFSKVAKQLEESEAKIVGELNGAQGKPVEVGGYYRPDLEKVTKAMRPSPTFNAIVDAIA, from the coding sequence ATGACGACAAAAACTTCAAAAATCATTTATACAAAAGTAGATGAAGCGCCTTTATTGGCGACCTATTCTTTTTTCCCGGTCATCAAAGCCTTTACAGGGGCGGCCGGGGTTGCTGTTGAACAGAGAGATATCTCTCTTGCCGGCCGAATTATTGCTAATTTTCCTGAATTTTTAACGGAGGCCCAAAAACAATCCGATGATCTGGCTGAATTAGGGGAGTTGGCTAAAACGCCCGATGCCAATATCATCAAATTGCCCAATATCAGTGCCTCCATTCCCCAAATGAAAGCGGCCATTAAAGAATTGCAGGAAAAAGGCTACAAGCTTCCTGCCTATCCCGAAGATCCGAAAAGCGACAAAGAGAATGAAATTAAGGCGAGATACGACAAAATTAAAGGATCTGCTGTCAACCCGGTTTTAAGAGAAGGAAACTCAGATCGCCGTGCCCCGGCCTCAGTGAAAAACTACGCAAAAAAACATCCACACAAAATGGGTCCCTGGACCGCGGACTCAAAAACACATGTGGCCCATATGAGCAAGGGAGATTTCCGATCCAACGAAAAATCGGTGACGGTCGCGGAAGCAACCAATGCAAAAATTGAATTTGTGGGTAAAGATGGAAAGACCATCGTCCTGAAAGATAAATTACCCCTTCAGGCCTGCGAGGTTATCGATTCCACCTTCATGAGCCGCGGGGCTTTGAGGGAGTTCCTTGAGGCCCAGATGGAGGATGCAAAGAAAAGGGGTGTTCTGTTTTCACTGCATCTTAAGGCCACCATGATGAAGGTGTCTGATCCTAAAATTTTTGGCCATGCGGTTTCGGTTTTCTTTAAAGATGTTTTTGATAAACACAAAGCCACATTCGATAAACTGGGTGTGGATCCAGATAACGGGCTGGGTGACCTTTATGGGAAAATTAAAACCCTGCCGGATACCCATAGGGCGGAAATCGAAGCGGATATTCAGGCCTGTTATAAGAAACGGCCGGAACTGGCCATGGTCAACTCAGATAAAGGCATCACTAATTTACATGTTCCCAGTGATGTCATTATTGACGCCTCCATGCCCCCTATGATTCGTGATTCAGGGAAGATGTGGGGTCCCGATGGAAAGCTTCACGATACCAAGGCCGTAATCCCCGATGGGAGTTATGCCGGGGTATACCAGGAAGTGGTGGATTTTTGCAAAAAGAATGGGGCCTTTAATCCTGCAACCATGGGATCGATTCCCAATGTGGGACTCATGGCCCAGAAGGCAGAGGAATACGGATCTCACGACAAAACGTTTAAGGCCCCTGGAAATGGAACCATTCGTGTGGTGGATAGTTCCGGAAAGACCTTGCTGGAACACCAGGTAGAAGAAGGCGATATCTGGCGGATGTGCCAGGTGAAGGATGTGCCGGTACAGGATTGGGTCAAGCTGGCCGTCAACCGGGCCAGGGCCACCGGTGTACCTGCGGTGTTTTGGTTGGACAAAAACCGGGCCCATGATGCGGAGTTGATCAGAAAGGTGGAACGCTATTTGAAAGATCACGATACCAAGGGGCTTGAGATCCACATCATGTCTCCCGCTGAAGCGACCCGTTTCTCTCTGAAACGGATGAAAGAGAGTAAAGATACCATTTCCGTGACGGGAAACGTTCTTCGAGACTATAACACGGACCTGTTTCCGATCCTTGAAGTAGGGACAAGCGCAAAAATGCTTTCCATCGTTCCGTTGGTGAATGGCGGTGGATTGTTTGAGACCGGTGCAGGAGGCTCTGCACCGAAACATGTCCAGCAGCTTCAGGAGGAAGGCCATTTAAGATGGGACTCCTTGGGCGAATTTTTGGCCCTTGCCGCCTCATTGGAACACTTAAGCAAAACCACCCATAATGCAAAAGCCCAGGTTCTGGCCGATACCTTGGACCGGGCCACCGGAAAATTCCTGGATAGTGATAAATCCCCTTCCCGTAATGTGGGCGAGCTGGATAACCGGGGGAGCCATTTCTATCTCACTCTATATTGGGCGCAGGCTTTGGCTGAGCAGACAAAGGATAAGGACCTTCAAGCCCGTTTCTCCAAAGTGGCAAAACAGCTTGAAGAAAGTGAGGCGAAAATAGTTGGAGAGTTAAACGGGGCCCAAGGAAAACCGGTGGAAGTGGGGGGGTATTATCGTCCGGATTTGGAAAAGGTGACTAAAGCAATGCGTCCGAGCCCAACTTTCAATGCCATCGTGGATGCCATTGCTTAA
- a CDS encoding PEP-CTERM sorting domain-containing protein, producing the protein MFIRFLLSTLSVGIILAFAPNAKAIPVYFGTPVESLGSSTQAVPTCPSLEGASCYNSQTGEIKFFIPLSSTYSGVYGVTSVPGGTAGTVSDIGSGLQNSLTMYLRFEPINLSSTNASLEFVFTDLDLSGVNDPFGFTETIQFFDSQGNSFTSPINLFNQQPGSGELPYSISGDSYSQTILFSNISPIVSGNLVPDPFFVKLSLGSQFYTNGRNTPEFLTARLASVPEPATLLLMGSGLLAFGLLRKK; encoded by the coding sequence TTGTTCATTCGTTTCTTGCTTTCAACCCTGTCCGTGGGAATAATTTTAGCTTTTGCACCAAATGCTAAAGCGATCCCCGTTTATTTCGGTACACCTGTGGAATCTCTTGGGTCTTCCACCCAAGCCGTCCCCACCTGTCCGAGTTTGGAGGGAGCCTCCTGTTACAACTCCCAAACGGGAGAAATAAAGTTTTTCATACCCTTAAGCAGCACCTACAGCGGGGTTTATGGTGTCACTTCGGTTCCAGGGGGGACTGCGGGAACGGTTTCCGATATAGGATCAGGCCTTCAAAATTCTTTGACCATGTATTTAAGATTTGAACCGATTAATCTTTCCTCAACCAATGCATCCCTTGAATTCGTCTTCACCGATTTGGATTTATCTGGTGTAAATGATCCGTTCGGGTTTACGGAAACCATCCAGTTTTTTGATAGCCAAGGAAATTCTTTTACTTCACCCATCAACCTTTTCAACCAGCAACCAGGTTCCGGTGAACTGCCTTATTCTATATCGGGGGATTCTTACTCACAAACCATTTTATTTTCAAATATTTCACCTATTGTGAGTGGGAATTTAGTTCCAGATCCCTTCTTTGTAAAATTAAGCTTGGGAAGCCAGTTTTATACCAACGGCCGAAACACACCCGAATTCCTAACCGCTCGCTTGGCGAGTGTCCCTGAACCTGCAACACTTCTTTTAATGGGTTCCGGCCTTCTGGCCTTTGGTCTTCTCCGAAAAAAATAA
- the tyrS gene encoding tyrosine--tRNA ligase translates to MQKLDKEMDLIARGTLEVIQENELREKLAKSHQNHTPLRIKAGFDPTAPDLHLGHTVLIQKLKQFQYLGHEVYFLIGDFTGMIGDPTGVSETRKSLSRDEVLENAKTYEQQVFKILDRKKTKVVFNSEWMEKMKAEDLIRLCAQYNVARMLERDDFRKRYHEQKPISIHEFLYPLVQGYDSVALRADVELGGTDQKFNLLVGRDLQRSVGQDPQVVITLPLLEGTDGVKKMSKTSGNYIALEDSPHEMFVKIMQIPDTIMLKYFELLSDRSIEEIKKYGKSLNSGEVSPRDLKMNLGEEIVTRFHGMDQAKKAKQAYEESAKMLSGKAVGTAGVIGDISIGDWKGDQVEVPLNEWKGGKLWICRLIVIASFAKSNGAARRLIKQGAVRMNGTTVNDEGLEIDITQVPFLLNVGKNKIVKIVVPNEGKSG, encoded by the coding sequence ATGCAGAAACTGGATAAGGAGATGGACCTCATCGCGCGGGGAACATTGGAGGTTATTCAAGAAAATGAGCTTCGGGAAAAATTGGCAAAATCCCACCAAAACCATACCCCCCTCCGTATTAAAGCCGGTTTTGATCCCACCGCACCGGATCTGCATTTAGGGCATACTGTGTTGATTCAAAAATTAAAGCAATTTCAGTATTTGGGACATGAAGTTTATTTTTTAATCGGGGATTTTACGGGGATGATTGGAGATCCCACAGGGGTTTCGGAGACAAGAAAATCATTAAGCCGGGATGAGGTTTTGGAGAATGCTAAAACTTACGAACAGCAGGTGTTTAAAATCCTGGACCGGAAAAAAACAAAAGTGGTTTTTAACAGTGAGTGGATGGAGAAAATGAAGGCGGAGGATCTCATACGGCTCTGTGCACAATATAATGTGGCCCGGATGTTAGAACGGGATGATTTTAGAAAAAGGTACCATGAGCAGAAACCCATCAGCATCCATGAGTTTCTCTATCCCTTGGTTCAAGGGTATGATTCGGTTGCCTTGCGGGCGGATGTGGAACTGGGCGGCACGGATCAAAAATTCAACTTACTCGTAGGCCGAGACCTCCAGCGTTCGGTGGGACAGGATCCCCAAGTGGTGATTACACTCCCCTTATTAGAAGGAACCGATGGGGTGAAGAAGATGAGTAAGACATCGGGGAATTATATCGCCCTGGAAGATTCGCCTCATGAAATGTTTGTAAAGATCATGCAAATTCCCGATACGATTATGCTGAAATATTTCGAATTGTTGAGTGATCGGTCCATTGAAGAAATAAAAAAGTATGGAAAAAGTTTGAATTCAGGGGAAGTGTCTCCCCGTGATTTAAAGATGAATTTAGGAGAAGAAATTGTTACCCGTTTTCATGGGATGGATCAGGCAAAAAAAGCAAAACAGGCCTATGAGGAAAGCGCAAAAATGTTAAGCGGTAAGGCCGTTGGCACCGCGGGAGTTATTGGTGATATTTCCATTGGGGATTGGAAGGGGGATCAGGTTGAGGTTCCCTTAAATGAGTGGAAAGGTGGAAAACTTTGGATTTGCAGGTTAATTGTCATAGCATCCTTTGCCAAAAGCAATGGCGCCGCCCGTCGGTTAATTAAACAAGGGGCAGTAAGAATGAATGGAACCACGGTAAATGATGAGGGGCTTGAGATTGATATTACCCAGGTCCCATTCCTATTAAATGTGGGGAAAAATAAAATTGTCAAAATTGTGGTTCCAAATGAGGGAAAATCCGGATAA
- the gcvH gene encoding glycine cleavage system protein GcvH — MNLDDLRFTEDHEWVRSEGKRAVIGISDYAQDQLGDIVYVEMPELNAEVSTEDEISEVESTKTTAPVLSPVSGRVVEVNDELNENPEMINEDPYGKGWIAVIEMSDPSELENLMNQKEYGKFLETESDEEEEDLGEER; from the coding sequence ATGAACCTTGATGATTTAAGATTTACCGAAGACCATGAATGGGTCCGGAGTGAAGGAAAAAGAGCGGTAATTGGCATTTCGGATTATGCCCAGGATCAATTGGGAGACATCGTTTATGTGGAAATGCCAGAGTTAAATGCGGAAGTCAGTACCGAAGATGAAATTTCAGAGGTTGAATCTACCAAAACCACTGCCCCGGTGTTGTCACCGGTCAGTGGGCGGGTGGTAGAAGTAAATGATGAGTTAAACGAAAACCCTGAAATGATTAATGAAGATCCCTATGGAAAAGGGTGGATTGCCGTCATTGAAATGTCTGATCCCTCGGAGTTGGAAAATTTAATGAATCAAAAGGAGTATGGGAAGTTTTTAGAAACGGAATCCGATGAAGAAGAGGAAGATTTGGGTGAGGAAAGATAA
- the cysE gene encoding serine O-acetyltransferase produces the protein MFPTIRRDLQAVFDRDPAANNLLEVLINYSGFHAILWHRLTHKLWLYKIPFLPRLLSQVVRLFTGIEIHPGAKIGPGFFIDHGMGVVIGETSEIGEDVTLFQGVTLGGTGKEKGKRHPSLGNRVVVGAGAKVLGGITVGDNVKIGANSVVLRSVPSDSTVVGIPGRIIRGPASSRPSVQLNHTDLPDPVMEQLEYMAHEIEDLRGQVERIKKEMEGGK, from the coding sequence ATGTTTCCAACCATTCGACGAGACCTACAAGCTGTTTTTGACCGTGACCCAGCCGCCAACAATCTCCTTGAAGTCTTAATCAATTATTCCGGATTTCACGCCATCCTTTGGCACCGACTTACTCACAAACTTTGGCTTTACAAAATCCCCTTTCTCCCCAGGCTTTTGTCTCAGGTGGTTCGTCTTTTTACGGGAATTGAAATTCACCCTGGGGCAAAAATAGGACCAGGGTTTTTTATCGATCATGGAATGGGGGTGGTGATTGGGGAAACCAGTGAAATTGGAGAGGATGTGACCCTTTTCCAGGGGGTAACCCTGGGAGGAACGGGTAAGGAAAAAGGGAAACGCCATCCTTCTCTTGGAAATCGCGTTGTCGTGGGAGCCGGGGCAAAGGTCCTGGGTGGAATTACCGTTGGGGACAATGTCAAAATTGGAGCAAATTCCGTGGTTCTGCGGTCCGTTCCCTCGGATTCAACGGTGGTGGGCATTCCTGGCCGGATTATCCGTGGACCTGCTTCCAGCCGTCCATCGGTACAGTTGAATCATACCGATTTGCCTGACCCTGTAATGGAACAATTAGAATATATGGCACATGAAATTGAGGACCTTCGTGGACAGGTTGAGCGGATCAAAAAGGAAATGGAAGGGGGAAAATAA
- the ispF gene encoding 2-C-methyl-D-erythritol 2,4-cyclodiphosphate synthase has protein sequence MNRVGIGYDVHPFSPNRPLIIGGTVIPYPQGLAGHSDADVLVHALCDALLGALGSGDLGTHFPDSDPAFKGISSMVLLDRVFKMVREKGYEVQNLDVIILAEEPKMGPYKTEIRSRIAKALDVSETSVNIKATTQEGLGFIGRKEGIAAQAICSLSKVRKI, from the coding sequence ATGAATCGGGTGGGTATCGGATATGATGTTCACCCTTTTTCCCCCAATCGGCCGTTAATCATCGGAGGAACGGTAATTCCCTACCCCCAAGGTTTGGCTGGCCATTCCGATGCGGATGTTCTGGTTCATGCCCTTTGTGATGCCTTGCTGGGTGCCCTGGGTTCGGGAGATTTGGGAACCCATTTTCCAGACTCTGACCCGGCTTTTAAAGGCATATCCAGCATGGTCTTGCTGGACCGGGTTTTTAAAATGGTTCGGGAGAAGGGTTACGAGGTACAAAACTTGGATGTCATCATTCTGGCGGAAGAGCCTAAAATGGGGCCTTATAAAACTGAAATACGTTCCCGAATAGCAAAGGCCTTGGACGTTTCTGAGACATCCGTGAACATCAAAGCCACCACGCAGGAAGGTCTTGGCTTTATTGGAAGAAAAGAAGGCATTGCTGCCCAGGCCATCTGTTCCCTGAGTAAGGTTCGAAAAATATGA
- the ispD gene encoding 2-C-methyl-D-erythritol 4-phosphate cytidylyltransferase — MKTTAIIVAAGVGKRMRSPIQKPFIELRGRSILAHTLLQFEGAESVSEVVLVVSKESLEQCEEEIIKGSGFQKVRCLVPGGETRQESVYQGLIHSDPCSDIILVHDGVRPFVSQGVIRSCIEKAQVHGGALAALPIHETVKQVGEDGCVEATVNREILWRAQTPQVFQRPILEKAHREALAEGYEGTDEASLVERLGISIQIVEGEVENIKITTPEDLALAEFYLKQREGQISVEL, encoded by the coding sequence GTGAAAACCACTGCTATCATCGTTGCCGCAGGGGTGGGAAAACGAATGAGGTCTCCCATTCAAAAGCCTTTCATTGAATTGAGGGGCCGTTCCATATTAGCGCATACCCTCCTTCAATTCGAGGGAGCTGAGTCCGTAAGCGAAGTAGTGCTGGTGGTTTCAAAAGAGTCTTTGGAGCAATGCGAAGAGGAGATTATCAAAGGTTCGGGCTTTCAAAAAGTCCGGTGCCTTGTTCCAGGCGGGGAAACCCGCCAGGAATCGGTTTATCAGGGATTGATCCATTCGGACCCGTGTTCGGATATAATTCTGGTCCATGATGGGGTTCGTCCTTTTGTTTCACAAGGGGTGATCCGAAGCTGTATCGAAAAGGCCCAGGTTCATGGGGGGGCTTTGGCTGCCCTTCCGATCCATGAAACGGTCAAACAGGTTGGAGAAGATGGTTGTGTGGAGGCAACAGTAAACCGGGAAATACTTTGGCGGGCTCAGACTCCCCAGGTTTTTCAAAGACCAATTTTGGAGAAGGCTCACCGGGAAGCTTTGGCCGAGGGTTACGAAGGGACCGATGAGGCTTCTCTGGTTGAACGCCTTGGAATTTCCATCCAAATTGTGGAAGGGGAGGTGGAAAATATTAAAATTACCACTCCGGAGGATTTGGCCCTGGCTGAGTTTTATTTAAAACAGAGAGAGGGACAAATTTCGGTGGAATTATGA
- a CDS encoding TRAM domain-containing protein → MAAVIGRLVFLLVSALAGFYVFLKGFSDVHSMVGAGVGGLIALFVISLEFGFQKLSTKVVLGGLLGLLAGMVSAGVILFITESLFFDGGKFLAIWQLFALALFSYLGIVLGIRWGKLPGLGFISSGRGEETQATNNKILDTSTIIDGRIADLCETGFLDGTFIIPHFILQELQHIADSSDSMKRARGRRGLDILHRIQKMSEIDVQLVENDFPHIREVDAKLVALGKEILGKIVTNDLNLNKVAELQGVRVLNINSLCNALKPVVLPGETMRVFVLKEGKEAGQGVAYLDDGTMIVVDDARRYIGRNVDVVVTSVLQTTAGRMIFTRLKDESEKEELKVARG, encoded by the coding sequence ATGGCTGCAGTTATTGGAAGATTGGTTTTTTTACTGGTCAGCGCCCTGGCTGGCTTTTATGTTTTTTTGAAAGGGTTTTCGGATGTTCATTCTATGGTGGGAGCTGGGGTCGGAGGACTCATTGCACTTTTTGTGATTTCATTGGAATTTGGTTTTCAGAAACTTTCCACCAAGGTGGTTCTGGGAGGGCTCCTTGGGCTATTAGCGGGAATGGTTTCTGCGGGAGTTATCCTCTTCATTACGGAGTCGCTTTTTTTTGATGGGGGTAAATTTTTAGCCATTTGGCAGTTGTTTGCGTTGGCTTTGTTTTCTTATTTGGGGATTGTGTTGGGCATCCGGTGGGGAAAACTTCCCGGCCTCGGTTTTATTTCATCGGGGAGAGGGGAGGAGACCCAAGCCACCAATAACAAAATTCTGGATACCAGCACGATTATTGATGGAAGAATTGCAGATTTGTGCGAGACCGGTTTTTTGGATGGGACCTTTATTATTCCCCATTTTATTTTACAGGAGCTTCAACATATTGCTGATTCTTCTGATTCCATGAAACGGGCTCGGGGTAGGAGGGGTTTGGATATACTGCACCGCATTCAAAAAATGTCGGAAATTGATGTTCAGCTAGTCGAAAATGATTTTCCCCATATTCGTGAAGTGGATGCGAAACTGGTGGCGCTGGGAAAAGAGATACTAGGGAAAATTGTAACCAATGATTTGAATTTAAACAAGGTTGCGGAGCTTCAGGGGGTGCGGGTTTTAAATATTAACTCCCTTTGCAACGCGCTGAAACCGGTGGTTCTTCCGGGGGAGACCATGAGGGTCTTTGTGTTGAAAGAAGGGAAAGAAGCCGGTCAAGGGGTTGCCTACTTGGATGATGGCACCATGATTGTGGTGGATGATGCCCGCCGATATATTGGCCGAAATGTGGATGTGGTGGTGACCAGTGTTTTACAGACCACTGCGGGTCGGATGATTTTCACCCGATTAAAAGATGAAAGTGAGAAGGAGGAATTAAAGGTGGCACGAGGTTAA